The following coding sequences lie in one Arachis hypogaea cultivar Tifrunner chromosome 9, arahy.Tifrunner.gnm2.J5K5, whole genome shotgun sequence genomic window:
- the LOC140175113 gene encoding uncharacterized protein, producing MQGVQNYSIRRSAEYRVIESYRLKYLVHCRQAANGCPWSLRVVLRQNLGYWPYVLQRASLVCDCSMFNKVFWAFPSYFEAFKHCKLFVSVNGTHLYGRYGRVLLIAVIQDSNSNILPIAFAIVESESTES from the exons ATGCAAGGTGTGCAGAACTACAGTATTCGCAGGAGTGCTGAGTACCGGGTGATCGAATCATACCGATTAAAGTACCTTGTGCATTGTCGTCAAGCTGCAAATGGGTGTCCATGGAGTCTCCGCGTTGTCCTTCGACAGAACCTTGGATACTG GCCGTACGTACTACAACGGGCATCTCTGGTCTGCGACTGTAGCATGTTCAACAAAGTATTTTGGGCTTTCCCATCCTATTTTGAGGCTTTCAAGCATTGCAAACTGTTTGTTTCCGTCAATGGCACGCATCTGTATGGCAGATACGGTAGGGTGTTGCTTATTGCAGTGATACAAGACAGCAACAGCAATATCCTGCCTATTGCTTTTGCCATTGTGGAGTCTGAGAGTACGGAGTCTTAG